One genomic region from Stackebrandtia nassauensis DSM 44728 encodes:
- the lpdA gene encoding dihydrolipoyl dehydrogenase, giving the protein MSDPNAGYDVVILGSGSAGYACALRAAQLDLSVAIIEKDKLGGTCLHTGCIPTKALLHAGEVADSARHGEEFGVKTEGVSIDMAGVNAYKDGVVAKMYKGLQGLIKASKVTVIEGSGKLVGPNTVEVNGERVTGRNIVLATGSYSKSLPGLDVDGTKVITSEHALRLDKVPSSAIVLGGGVIGVEFASAWKSLGADVTIVEALPRLVAAEDADSSKMLERAFRKRGIKFKTGKGFESLKETAGGVSVTIAGGETIDAELLLVAVGRGPSTAGLGYDEQGVSMDRGFVLVNEHLQTNLPGVYAIGDIVPGVQLAHRGFGHGIFVAEHIAGLNPRPIDEAGIPKVTYSEPQVASVGYSEEAAKEKFGADVVVSYNYNLGGNGKSNILKTQGFVKLVSVKDGPVVGVHMVGANMGEQIGEAQLIYNWEAFPSDVAQLIHMHPTQNEALGEAHLALAGKPLHAHA; this is encoded by the coding sequence GTGAGCGACCCGAACGCGGGCTACGACGTCGTAATCCTGGGTAGCGGCAGCGCCGGTTATGCCTGCGCCCTGCGGGCAGCCCAACTCGACTTGAGCGTCGCCATCATCGAGAAGGACAAGCTGGGGGGCACCTGCCTGCACACCGGCTGCATACCGACCAAGGCGCTGCTGCACGCCGGCGAGGTCGCCGACTCGGCCCGGCACGGCGAGGAGTTCGGGGTCAAGACCGAGGGCGTCTCCATCGACATGGCCGGTGTCAACGCCTACAAGGACGGCGTGGTCGCCAAGATGTACAAGGGCCTGCAGGGCCTCATCAAGGCCAGCAAGGTCACCGTCATCGAGGGCTCCGGCAAGCTGGTCGGCCCCAACACCGTCGAGGTCAACGGGGAACGCGTCACCGGACGCAACATCGTGCTGGCCACCGGCTCGTACTCCAAGTCGCTGCCCGGCCTCGACGTCGACGGCACCAAGGTGATCACCTCCGAGCACGCGCTCCGCCTCGACAAGGTTCCCTCCAGCGCCATCGTGCTGGGCGGCGGCGTCATCGGCGTCGAGTTCGCCAGCGCCTGGAAGTCGCTGGGCGCCGATGTCACCATTGTGGAGGCTCTGCCCCGTCTGGTGGCCGCCGAGGACGCCGACTCGTCGAAGATGCTGGAGCGGGCCTTCCGCAAGCGCGGCATCAAGTTCAAGACCGGCAAGGGCTTCGAGTCGCTCAAGGAGACCGCCGGGGGCGTGTCGGTCACGATCGCGGGCGGCGAGACCATCGACGCCGAGCTGCTGCTGGTGGCCGTCGGCCGCGGCCCCTCCACCGCCGGCCTGGGCTACGACGAGCAGGGCGTGTCCATGGACCGCGGCTTCGTCCTGGTCAACGAGCACCTGCAGACCAACCTGCCGGGCGTGTACGCCATCGGCGACATCGTCCCGGGTGTGCAGCTGGCGCACCGCGGCTTCGGGCACGGCATCTTCGTCGCCGAGCACATCGCGGGCCTGAACCCGCGTCCCATCGACGAGGCCGGGATCCCGAAGGTGACCTACAGCGAGCCGCAGGTGGCCTCGGTGGGCTACTCCGAGGAAGCCGCCAAGGAGAAGTTCGGCGCCGACGTCGTGGTGTCGTACAACTACAACCTCGGCGGCAACGGCAAGAGCAACATCCTCAAGACCCAGGGCTTCGTCAAGCTCGTCAGCGTCAAGGACGGACCGGTCGTGGGTGTCCACATGGTCGGCGCCAACATGGGTGAGCAGATCGGTGAGGCGCAGCTGATCTACAACTGGGAGGCCTTCCCGTCGGACGTCGCCCAGCTGATCCACATGCACCCGACCCAGAACGAGGCTCTCGGCGAGGCGCACCTGGCTCTCGCGGGCAAGCCACTGCACGCACACGCCTAA
- the sucB gene encoding 2-oxoglutarate dehydrogenase, E2 component, dihydrolipoamide succinyltransferase, translating to MPVSVTMPALGESVTEGTITQWLKKEGDTVEVDEPLLEVSTDKVDTEIPSPAAGVLTRIVAAEDETVEVGAELAVIGESGDAPAQSSEPEGGQQPQAEEPEEEPLPPQSQEESPAPADQPPANQPQASAPAASGSGTEVPMPALGESVTEGTITRWLKAVGDTVEVDEPLVEVSTDKVDTEIPSPVAGTLLEIKVAEDETADVGAALAVVGESGGAAPAAESKPAPAPEAAKPAPAPESKPAPAPQAPAPQAAPAAESKPAAAPAAPAADTSGVYVTPLVRKLAAEKDVDLSKVTGTGVGGRIRKQDVLAAAEAAAPAPAPEPAKAAAAAPAAKSAAPLEPSPLRGRTEKMSRLRKLIAKNTFDALHTQAQLTTVIEVDVTKIAHLRAATKDAFLKRHGVKLSFLPFFAMAAVEALQVYPQVNASIDMEAGTITYPEAENLGMAVDTDKGLIAPVIHNAGDLNLGGLARRIADLAQRTRDNKLTPDDIAGGTFTLTNTGSRGALFDTPIVNAPQSAMLGTGAVVKRPVVVNDPELGEVIAPRSMMYLALSYDHRIIDGADAARYLTAVKQRLEEGNFEAQLGL from the coding sequence ATGCCGGTATCGGTAACCATGCCCGCCCTCGGCGAAAGCGTCACGGAGGGCACCATCACGCAATGGCTGAAGAAGGAAGGCGACACCGTCGAGGTCGACGAGCCGCTGCTGGAGGTGTCGACCGACAAGGTGGACACCGAGATCCCGTCCCCGGCCGCGGGTGTGCTCACCCGCATCGTGGCCGCCGAGGATGAGACCGTCGAGGTCGGCGCCGAGCTGGCCGTGATCGGCGAGAGCGGCGACGCCCCGGCGCAGTCCTCCGAACCCGAGGGCGGCCAGCAGCCGCAGGCCGAGGAGCCGGAGGAGGAGCCGCTGCCGCCGCAGTCGCAGGAGGAGTCCCCGGCCCCGGCCGACCAGCCGCCCGCGAACCAGCCGCAGGCGTCGGCGCCCGCCGCCAGCGGTTCCGGTACCGAGGTGCCGATGCCCGCGCTGGGCGAGTCGGTCACCGAGGGCACCATCACCCGCTGGCTCAAGGCCGTCGGCGACACCGTCGAGGTCGACGAGCCGCTGGTCGAGGTGTCGACCGACAAGGTGGACACCGAGATCCCGTCGCCGGTGGCGGGCACGCTGCTGGAGATCAAGGTCGCCGAGGACGAGACCGCCGACGTCGGCGCCGCGCTGGCCGTGGTGGGCGAGTCGGGCGGGGCGGCTCCGGCCGCCGAGTCCAAGCCCGCTCCCGCTCCCGAGGCCGCCAAACCGGCTCCGGCCCCGGAGTCGAAACCAGCCCCCGCGCCGCAGGCTCCGGCCCCGCAGGCCGCTCCGGCTGCCGAGTCGAAGCCCGCCGCGGCCCCGGCCGCTCCGGCCGCCGACACCTCCGGCGTGTACGTGACGCCGCTGGTGCGCAAGCTGGCCGCCGAGAAGGACGTGGACCTGTCCAAGGTCACCGGTACCGGTGTCGGCGGACGCATCCGCAAGCAGGACGTGCTGGCCGCGGCCGAGGCCGCCGCTCCGGCACCCGCGCCCGAGCCCGCCAAGGCGGCCGCGGCGGCACCGGCGGCCAAGTCCGCCGCGCCACTGGAGCCCAGCCCGCTGCGGGGCCGCACCGAGAAGATGTCGCGACTGCGCAAGCTGATCGCCAAGAACACCTTCGACGCGCTGCACACCCAGGCGCAGCTGACGACGGTGATCGAAGTGGACGTCACGAAGATCGCGCACCTGCGCGCCGCCACCAAGGACGCGTTCCTCAAGCGGCACGGCGTGAAGCTGTCCTTCCTGCCGTTCTTCGCGATGGCCGCCGTCGAGGCGCTCCAGGTGTACCCGCAGGTCAACGCCAGCATCGACATGGAAGCCGGGACCATCACCTACCCCGAGGCCGAGAACCTCGGCATGGCGGTGGACACCGACAAGGGCCTGATCGCCCCGGTCATCCACAATGCCGGTGACCTGAACCTGGGTGGGCTGGCCCGGCGCATCGCCGACCTGGCGCAGCGCACCCGGGACAACAAGCTGACGCCGGACGACATCGCGGGCGGCACGTTCACGCTGACCAACACCGGTTCGCGGGGCGCGCTGTTCGACACGCCGATCGTCAACGCGCCGCAGTCGGCGATGCTGGGCACCGGTGCCGTCGTCAAGCGTCCGGTCGTGGTCAACGACCCGGAGCTCGGCGAGGTCATCGCGCCCCGGTCCATGATGTACCTGGCGTTGTCCTACGACCACCGCATCATCGACGGTGCCGACGCCGCGCGCTACCTGACCGCGGTCAAGCAGCGCCTGGAAGAGGGCAACTTCGAGGCCCAGCTGGGTCTGTAA
- a CDS encoding magnesium and cobalt transport protein CorA yields MTPTTLTCGPGRLEESEAELEAALREATETPDGFMWIDLSSPSREEFETITRRLRLEGLDYDELLRHRARHAVDRSGGMRIFAFKALERRKTESDTESSLSTNQIVLCVTEGLVLTIHDGADALFAEVRHHIRSDIGCLEAGPFAIAHVVCDEVIAEYDRIAHEIESDIIEVEHEVFDRETPDPLEAIYTLKREVLFFRRVEDPLHPVVTDLARGRIEINKHVRERFQQSLHSLDRVDTTIDSLNELITGILQAHLAQVASQQNSDMRKISSLAALIAVPTMIAGIYGMNFTHMPELKWVVGYPGAIVLMAVACFIVYRMLKKSGWL; encoded by the coding sequence GTGACCCCCACAACGTTGACGTGCGGTCCCGGCCGGCTCGAGGAATCCGAGGCCGAGCTGGAAGCCGCGCTGCGCGAAGCGACGGAGACTCCCGACGGATTTATGTGGATCGATCTCAGCTCGCCGTCGCGAGAAGAGTTCGAAACGATAACACGCCGATTGCGTCTGGAAGGGCTTGACTACGACGAGTTGCTGCGGCATCGGGCGCGGCACGCGGTCGACCGCAGCGGGGGCATGCGGATCTTCGCGTTCAAGGCGCTGGAGCGTCGCAAGACCGAGTCCGACACCGAGTCGAGCCTGAGCACGAACCAGATCGTCCTGTGTGTCACCGAGGGTCTGGTCCTGACGATCCACGACGGCGCCGACGCGCTGTTCGCCGAGGTGCGGCACCACATCCGCTCCGACATCGGTTGCCTGGAGGCGGGGCCGTTCGCGATCGCCCACGTGGTGTGCGACGAGGTCATCGCCGAGTACGACCGGATCGCCCACGAGATCGAGTCCGACATCATCGAGGTCGAGCATGAGGTCTTCGACCGCGAGACGCCCGACCCGCTGGAGGCGATCTACACGCTCAAGCGGGAGGTGCTGTTCTTCCGGCGGGTGGAGGACCCGCTGCATCCGGTGGTGACCGACCTGGCCCGGGGACGCATCGAGATCAACAAGCACGTGCGGGAGCGGTTCCAGCAGTCGCTGCATTCGCTGGATCGTGTCGACACCACCATCGACTCGTTGAACGAGCTCATCACCGGGATCCTGCAGGCGCACCTGGCGCAGGTGGCGTCGCAGCAGAACAGCGACATGCGCAAGATCTCGTCGCTGGCGGCGCTCATCGCGGTGCCGACCATGATCGCCGGTATCTACGGGATGAACTTCACCCACATGCCGGAGCTGAAGTGGGTGGTGGGGTATCCCGGCGCCATCGTGTTGATGGCCGTGGCCTGCTTCATCGTCTACCGGATGCTGAAGAAGAGCGGTTGGTTGTAA
- a CDS encoding TIGR01777 family oxidoreductase produces MRIVLAGASGFLGRHLAKKLTADGHRVDRLVRREPVGDHEYPWDPYVPSLDLSLFEGADAVVNVGGAGVADKRWSPAYKKLIRRSRVVPTTVLAETVAETGVPLLVNASAIGWYERGSTLVDESEPHASGFLGETCAAWERSTEAASQAGARVVRLRTAHVLSADSVMIKRLLPVFKLGIGGKFGSGRQYFPWISLPDWLGALGFLLDSKVDGPVNMIAPTPITNAEFTRALGKAVRRPAVFTVPGFALRVAAGEAAQELLSGSKVKPKVLQDNGYEFQHPTIDECLKAVLK; encoded by the coding sequence ATGCGCATCGTTCTGGCCGGAGCTTCGGGTTTTCTGGGCCGCCATCTCGCGAAGAAGTTGACCGCCGACGGGCATCGGGTGGATCGGTTGGTGCGGCGCGAACCCGTCGGTGACCACGAGTACCCATGGGACCCGTACGTGCCCAGTCTGGACCTGAGCCTGTTCGAGGGCGCCGACGCCGTGGTCAATGTGGGCGGTGCCGGGGTGGCCGACAAGCGGTGGAGCCCGGCGTACAAGAAACTGATCCGCCGCAGCCGGGTCGTCCCGACGACGGTCCTGGCCGAGACCGTCGCCGAGACCGGGGTTCCGTTGCTGGTCAACGCATCCGCTATCGGCTGGTACGAGCGCGGCTCCACGCTCGTCGACGAGTCGGAGCCGCACGCGTCCGGTTTCCTGGGCGAGACCTGCGCGGCCTGGGAGCGGTCCACCGAGGCGGCCAGCCAGGCGGGGGCCCGGGTGGTGCGGCTGCGCACCGCCCACGTCCTGTCGGCGGACTCGGTGATGATCAAACGGCTGCTGCCGGTGTTCAAGCTGGGCATCGGCGGCAAGTTCGGTTCCGGCCGGCAGTACTTCCCGTGGATCTCGCTGCCGGACTGGCTGGGCGCGCTTGGGTTCCTCCTTGACTCCAAAGTCGATGGGCCGGTCAACATGATCGCGCCGACGCCGATAACCAACGCCGAGTTCACCCGTGCGCTCGGCAAGGCCGTCAGGCGTCCGGCGGTGTTCACGGTGCCCGGTTTCGCGCTGCGGGTGGCGGCCGGAGAGGCCGCCCAGGAGCTGCTGAGCGGATCGAAGGTCAAGCCGAAGGTGTTGCAGGACAACGGCTACGAGTTCCAGCACCCGACGATCGACGAGTGCCTGAAAGCGGTGCTCAAGTAG
- a CDS encoding LLM class flavin-dependent oxidoreductase: MKLDLFLVGDAVHRAPHRVPAVLADYAHSAEAAGFDAVWLAEHHFIRYGACPSVPLLAAHILARTETLRVGSAACVLSNRNPVALAEEAAMLDGLSDGRFLLGVARGGPWVDLEVFGTGAERFERGFTESLDIVRHWLSGATTAASDGEFTRFRPVTVTAPPPKPPPMWVAATSRNTVDVAAERGLSLLLGVHATDEDKAAMTRRWAEVAAAAGHDPAAAEHAAVYLAYAADSRESGRRELREPLTHWLSVGVGDYLRLDGSRGSSDQEAYVDRLIDNHLVGPPDDSAERLAASVKATGISRALLLVEGRAETEAVRDNITRLGTALASANSPT; this comes from the coding sequence ATGAAGCTTGATCTGTTTCTGGTGGGGGACGCGGTGCACCGTGCCCCCCACCGGGTTCCCGCCGTCCTCGCCGACTACGCCCACAGCGCCGAAGCCGCCGGTTTCGACGCGGTATGGCTGGCCGAGCACCATTTCATCCGCTACGGAGCCTGCCCGTCGGTGCCGCTGCTGGCCGCGCACATCCTGGCCCGCACCGAGACCCTGCGGGTCGGTTCGGCCGCCTGCGTGCTGTCCAACCGCAACCCGGTGGCGCTGGCCGAGGAGGCGGCCATGCTGGACGGTCTGTCGGACGGCCGGTTCCTGCTCGGCGTGGCGCGCGGCGGGCCCTGGGTGGACCTGGAGGTGTTCGGCACCGGCGCCGAACGGTTCGAACGCGGCTTCACCGAGTCGCTGGACATCGTGCGGCACTGGCTGTCCGGCGCGACGACGGCCGCGTCCGACGGCGAGTTCACCCGGTTCCGGCCGGTCACGGTCACCGCGCCGCCGCCGAAACCGCCACCGATGTGGGTGGCCGCCACCTCGCGCAACACAGTGGACGTCGCCGCCGAGCGCGGCCTGTCGCTGCTGTTGGGAGTGCACGCCACCGACGAGGACAAGGCCGCCATGACCCGCCGTTGGGCCGAGGTCGCCGCAGCCGCGGGCCACGACCCGGCGGCGGCCGAACACGCGGCGGTCTACCTGGCCTACGCCGCCGACAGCCGCGAGTCCGGCCGCCGCGAACTGCGGGAACCGTTGACCCACTGGCTGTCCGTGGGCGTGGGGGACTATCTGCGGCTGGACGGCAGCCGAGGCAGCAGCGACCAGGAAGCCTATGTGGACCGGCTGATCGACAACCACCTCGTGGGGCCGCCCGACGACAGTGCCGAACGGCTGGCCGCGTCCGTGAAGGCCACCGGCATCTCGCGGGCACTGCTGCTGGTCGAGGGCCGAGCCGAGACCGAAGCCGTGCGCGACAACATAACGCGACTGGGAACCGCGCTGGCCTCAGCCAATAGCCCTACTTGA
- a CDS encoding TIGR03086 family metal-binding protein: MRDLYAKAAALTVPLVGNITDEQLAGPTPCAEFDVRALLNHLYEVVVAFQRTARFEPMDFDDSREHITGDDWRARFATEVAAVSREWSRPEALEGEGSVPGFPRELLARLPVFDLTVHGWDLARATGQEFRADPALVEAVYEIALGFAETARQAGQVGEPVAVPETAPVIDRLVGLVGRDPAWKP, translated from the coding sequence ATGAGAGACCTGTACGCCAAGGCCGCCGCGCTGACGGTTCCGCTGGTCGGCAACATCACCGACGAACAACTGGCCGGGCCGACCCCGTGCGCTGAGTTCGACGTGCGCGCCCTGCTCAACCACCTGTACGAGGTGGTGGTGGCGTTCCAGCGGACCGCGCGCTTCGAGCCGATGGACTTCGACGACTCGCGCGAGCACATCACCGGCGACGACTGGCGAGCGCGGTTCGCGACCGAGGTCGCGGCGGTGTCGCGGGAGTGGTCACGTCCGGAGGCGCTCGAAGGAGAGGGCTCGGTGCCGGGCTTCCCCCGGGAACTGCTGGCGCGGCTGCCGGTGTTCGACCTGACCGTCCACGGCTGGGACCTGGCCCGCGCCACCGGCCAGGAGTTCCGGGCCGACCCGGCGCTGGTCGAGGCCGTGTACGAGATCGCGCTCGGCTTCGCCGAGACGGCCCGGCAGGCCGGACAGGTCGGCGAACCGGTCGCGGTGCCCGAGACCGCCCCCGTGATCGACCGACTCGTGGGGCTGGTGGGAAGGGACCCGGCCTGGAAACCGTAG
- a CDS encoding VOC family protein, whose translation MYPCQQRYLAVLVSPIFSEGKSVKNRVHLDLGPDTTRDDEVERLLKLGATVFADHRAADGVLGFVTMLDPEGNEFCIERSDAERAAT comes from the coding sequence ATTTATCCATGTCAACAACGCTATCTAGCGGTTCTTGTTTCACCAATCTTTAGTGAAGGAAAGTCCGTCAAGAACCGGGTTCACCTCGACCTCGGTCCCGACACCACAAGGGACGACGAGGTGGAGCGGCTGCTGAAGCTCGGCGCCACCGTGTTCGCCGACCACCGCGCCGCCGACGGCGTCCTGGGCTTCGTGACGATGCTGGACCCCGAGGGCAACGAGTTCTGTATCGAACGCAGCGACGCCGAACGCGCCGCGACCTGA
- a CDS encoding recombinase family protein: MDKWLALYCRASQDKRGFRESVGDQETWGRAYGAKHFPDLPIKVYIDNDLSAADPTVFRPDFERLREDVRMGHVAQIWSVEQYRLVRQEVEWFSFAAELVEADIIRLHTDRDGVILVDDDVAGIKAVLGGGEVRRQKKRLKSRQDAQAAKGWPAGSRPFGYVHARVKGERTYKVVPEQAEALRWAAGAVVDGWSLTNIAAELTARGFEGAHRKHVKDEHGDDVLDEDGNPVTLPTVINAASVKRMVSNPSVAGWRVHRGQISGRGNWEPILTESLWQQVRTKLSAPRTVRTKAGKQYPVKTTRPGGTARRYELSGGTITCGKCEAPLVGSLKQLRNKKGVRSVPYYFCHPMNGGRSCMGIMAKLTEKYVAARLIKELNKPAVKAALAKDNHAEKRDELTAELVRIDGQRPKLAKAWAADALSDAEWLAAREELDEREAAARAELVALPAPTRRVDPALIADGWDEMTLDERREIISMFVENVTILPARPGLQRFDSDRVKIKWREL; this comes from the coding sequence ATGGATAAATGGCTGGCTTTGTATTGCCGCGCAAGCCAAGACAAGCGCGGATTTAGAGAGTCCGTTGGGGACCAAGAGACATGGGGGCGCGCTTATGGCGCAAAACACTTCCCCGACTTGCCTATCAAGGTCTACATAGACAATGACTTGTCGGCTGCCGATCCGACGGTGTTCCGTCCGGACTTCGAGCGGCTGCGTGAGGACGTGCGAATGGGACACGTGGCGCAAATCTGGTCGGTCGAGCAATACCGGCTGGTGCGCCAAGAGGTCGAGTGGTTCTCATTCGCGGCCGAACTTGTCGAGGCGGACATTATTCGCCTTCACACCGACCGCGACGGCGTGATCCTGGTCGACGACGACGTCGCCGGAATCAAGGCGGTACTCGGCGGCGGCGAGGTGCGTCGCCAGAAGAAGCGCCTAAAGAGCCGCCAGGACGCACAAGCCGCGAAGGGGTGGCCCGCCGGGTCGCGGCCGTTCGGCTACGTTCACGCGCGCGTCAAGGGCGAGCGGACATACAAGGTGGTGCCCGAACAGGCCGAGGCTCTGCGGTGGGCGGCTGGGGCCGTAGTCGACGGGTGGTCGCTAACGAACATCGCCGCCGAGTTGACCGCGCGTGGATTCGAGGGTGCGCACCGCAAGCACGTCAAGGACGAACACGGCGACGACGTGCTCGACGAGGACGGTAACCCGGTGACCCTGCCAACGGTCATCAATGCCGCGTCCGTCAAGCGGATGGTCTCGAATCCGTCGGTGGCCGGGTGGCGGGTGCATCGGGGCCAGATTTCCGGGCGTGGCAACTGGGAGCCGATTCTCACCGAGAGTTTGTGGCAGCAGGTACGCACGAAGTTGTCGGCGCCGCGCACGGTGCGCACCAAGGCGGGCAAGCAGTACCCAGTAAAAACCACCCGCCCGGGTGGGACGGCGCGTCGCTATGAGTTGTCCGGCGGCACGATCACGTGCGGCAAATGCGAGGCGCCGCTTGTGGGCAGCCTCAAGCAATTGCGCAACAAGAAGGGCGTGCGCTCGGTACCGTACTACTTCTGTCACCCAATGAACGGGGGACGCTCGTGCATGGGAATCATGGCCAAACTGACCGAGAAATACGTCGCCGCTCGGCTGATAAAGGAACTGAACAAGCCCGCAGTCAAGGCCGCCTTGGCCAAGGACAACCACGCCGAGAAACGCGATGAGTTGACCGCCGAGCTAGTGCGCATCGATGGCCAGCGCCCGAAATTGGCTAAGGCGTGGGCGGCCGATGCGCTGTCCGATGCCGAGTGGCTCGCCGCTCGCGAAGAACTCGATGAGCGCGAGGCGGCGGCGCGGGCCGAACTGGTCGCGCTTCCGGCGCCGACCCGCCGCGTCGATCCCGCGCTCATCGCCGACGGTTGGGACGAGATGACCCTCGACGAGCGCCGCGAAATCATATCGATGTTCGTCGAGAACGTGACGATTCTTCCGGCACGACCAGGCTTGCAGCGGTTCGACTCCGACCGCGTCAAGATCAAGTGGAGAGAGCTTTAG
- a CDS encoding PD-(D/E)XK nuclease family protein has translation MNAVAFAAPEARIALSIDLARVIREYSDSRPRSRQVNIGPSEIGVECLRRLGYKALGYAASNGGGDPLPPFIGTAVHAELAAAFEADNERLGRVRWLVEHRVTVRGSIRGTLDLYDHDTRTVIDHKIVGPSTLQKTRAGGPSEQYRAQVHLYGYGLSAEMPVERVAIAYFPRAGHLDGRIIWAEPFDPAVAETALDRLASVIHLAGVLQVDDHPDRWAHVPATPGPGCAFCPFFNAQGVTDADTASCPGTST, from the coding sequence ATGAACGCGGTAGCGTTCGCCGCCCCCGAGGCGCGCATCGCGCTGTCGATCGACTTGGCGCGGGTCATCCGGGAGTACAGCGACTCGCGGCCCCGGTCACGACAGGTCAACATCGGACCCAGTGAGATCGGCGTCGAGTGCTTGCGCCGCTTGGGATACAAGGCGCTCGGGTACGCGGCGTCGAATGGCGGAGGGGACCCGTTGCCGCCGTTCATCGGCACCGCCGTACATGCCGAACTCGCCGCCGCTTTCGAGGCCGACAACGAGCGGCTCGGGCGGGTGCGGTGGCTGGTCGAGCACCGGGTCACAGTGCGCGGCTCGATTCGCGGGACGCTCGACCTGTACGACCATGACACCCGTACCGTCATCGATCACAAGATCGTCGGTCCATCCACATTGCAGAAGACGCGGGCGGGCGGGCCGAGCGAGCAGTACCGCGCCCAGGTTCATCTCTACGGGTACGGGCTGTCTGCCGAGATGCCTGTCGAGCGCGTGGCCATCGCCTACTTTCCACGCGCCGGGCACCTCGACGGCCGCATTATCTGGGCCGAGCCGTTCGACCCTGCGGTCGCCGAGACCGCTCTCGACCGACTGGCCTCGGTTATCCACCTCGCTGGGGTCCTACAGGTCGACGACCACCCCGACCGGTGGGCGCACGTCCCCGCCACGCCGGGGCCCGGCTGTGCGTTCTGCCCATTCTTCAACGCCCAAGGCGTCACCGACGCCGATACGGCGTCCTGCCCCGGCACCTCCACCTGA
- a CDS encoding bifunctional DNA primase/polymerase, with translation MDDGSRILATAELTRHALDYAARGWPVFMLGAGKVPLRLCRPCREADGDHDMEACPCLTCHGFYAASTDPERVVAMVTGHPRGVLALRTGASSGVVVVDVDPRNDGTHTFVRLLADGVLPATVTANTGSRGLHLYYAHPGGTVKSGGNRLGPGVDVKADGAYVVLPPSTVNGKAYTWRPGTDPTSLELSPIGHKLAELLAPAEPSAPVFRPAPMVSASASAFAAPSNARGRLAGLVSVVLSAPEGNRNDVLNWAAYKAADVIMTGAAPAEAVVAALADAAAHIGLAPAETRGTIRSGLRAGGVA, from the coding sequence GTGGACGACGGCTCACGCATCTTGGCGACCGCCGAGCTGACACGGCACGCCCTCGACTACGCCGCGCGCGGCTGGCCGGTGTTCATGCTCGGTGCCGGAAAAGTGCCGCTGAGACTGTGCCGCCCCTGCCGGGAAGCCGACGGCGATCACGACATGGAAGCGTGCCCGTGCTTGACGTGCCACGGGTTCTATGCCGCCTCAACCGATCCCGAGCGCGTCGTCGCGATGGTCACCGGCCACCCGCGCGGCGTCCTGGCGCTACGCACCGGCGCGTCGTCCGGCGTCGTGGTCGTCGACGTCGACCCCCGCAACGACGGCACGCATACGTTCGTGCGGCTGCTGGCCGACGGGGTTCTACCGGCCACCGTCACCGCCAACACCGGCAGCCGCGGACTTCACCTCTACTACGCCCACCCCGGCGGCACGGTGAAATCCGGCGGTAACCGGCTCGGGCCCGGCGTCGACGTCAAAGCCGACGGCGCTTATGTCGTGCTGCCACCCTCGACCGTCAACGGGAAGGCGTACACCTGGCGGCCCGGCACCGACCCGACCAGCCTCGAATTGAGTCCAATTGGACACAAACTCGCCGAACTGTTGGCACCTGCCGAACCTTCGGCGCCAGTGTTTCGGCCCGCCCCGATGGTTTCGGCGTCGGCGTCGGCGTTCGCCGCGCCGTCGAACGCGCGGGGCCGCCTGGCCGGGCTGGTATCCGTCGTGCTGTCCGCACCCGAGGGCAACCGCAACGACGTCCTTAACTGGGCGGCATACAAGGCCGCCGATGTCATCATGACCGGTGCCGCACCGGCCGAGGCCGTGGTCGCCGCGCTTGCCGACGCCGCCGCACACATCGGACTCGCGCCTGCCGAAACGCGCGGCACCATCCGGTCGGGCTTGCGGGCCGGGGGTGTGGCGTGA